The sequence CTTGCTGAAAAAAGGTTTGCTATGGAGGGTCGGGAATGGTAACAGTATTAGAATTTGGAGAGATAATTGGATCCCCCGGCCTTTCTCTTTTAAGCCGATCTCTCCACAAGGTCGATGTCGTGTCCGTTTTGTGGCTGATCTTTCGTATGATAATGGTTCCTGGAAGTATGATCAATTGGTGAAGTATTTCGTTGCAGCTGATGTCACAGAAATTCTGAAGATTCGAGCGTCACCAAGAAAGGAGGAGGACGTGATAGCATGGGGGCCAGGGCGTCACGGTCAGTTCTCTGTAAAATCGGCCTATGATATGGCCTTCCAGGAGGAACACAGAAATAATGTTGTTTCTTCGAGTAGCAACCCAGACGGTGATAGATCTCTATGGAAATTGGTATGGTCTGCTGGGGTTCCTCCCAAAGTTCAGAATTTTGCATGGCGATTATGTACAACAGTCTCCCAACGTGGAAAAACAAACAAAGAAGAGGACTAGAAGTTTCAAGTCTGTGTCCAATCTGTGCTATGGAAACCGAGGATAATTTCCACCCGGTTCTTCGGTGCCCGCTGGCTCGTCAATTATATGAGGCCATGTCAGAGGTGTGGAAGTTGCCAGCACTTGGAACGATTCTGCACACAGGCAAGGAATGGTTATTCCAGCTCCTGGAGGAGCTGGACCAAACCACGTGCAGCATGCTACTATTTACGTTCTGGAGGTGTTGGTATGTGCGTAATGAGGTGGTGCATCATAAACCTCCCCCGCCTGTGAGTGCATCATGCAGGTTTCTTCAGAGCTATTTGGAGTCGCTCATTGCCACCAAAATAAATGGTGATATGGACCCCCGGAAGGGCAAGGCGAGTTGTGTAATCTTTGCTAAACCCCCTCGAACTTGTACCACAGAGCCAGAGTTGAAGTGGGTTCCGCCCCAGCAAGGATGGGCAAAACTGAATACCGATGGTTCTTATGACGGCGGGGGTTCTGCAGGTTCAGGTATGATCCTGCGAGACGAGGTGGGTGGTATTATCTTCACTGCATGTAGGCAGCTGTTTTCTTGCCGGGACGCGCTGGAGTCGGAGCTTAATGCATGCATGGAAGGACTGTCATTGTCATTACAAAGAAGTGAAGCACCCATTGTTGTGGAGATGGACTCGGGCGTGGCTGTTTCCATGATCCAGGAGGAGGGAGTTGACAGATCAGTGTATGCTTCCATAGTCAATGAAATCAAGCATCTTAGAACTTTGAGAGAGACGCGTATTACTCTTGTTTCCCGTAGCCAAAATAAAGCTAGTGATTGTTTAGCCAAttttgaaggggagccttggcgcagtggtaaagccgctgccttgtgaccatgaggtcacgggttcaagttctggaaacagcctcttgcagaaatgtagggaaaggctgcgtacaatagacccaaagttgtcggacccttccccagaccctgcgcaagcgggagctacatgcactggggctgccctttttttTTATTGTTTAGCCAATTTTGCTAGAGTTAGCCAAAGAACTGTGACGTGGCTACGATCAGGCCCTCCGAGTGTCCTGGGTTTGGTGCAAGATGATTATAAGGACCTTTTGAATGAGTAATATATGGtttcttcccgcaaaaaaaaaaagtctTCATTTTGATCGTCCCTTCATTAGACCTCTACTAGTAAGAAGTGATATATCTGTTCAAACATTGGACTCACATGTGGTGCATTGTACACTGCTGCAAGTAAGCATACATGAGGTGGCACAATTTGGATTCTAGAACCATCATATTGCATGCTGCCAAACGCGGCCGAAGAAAACGTCGAGCCAGCTTGCTTTGGACTATAGTAGCAACAGGCAGCATTGCGGCTATAAATACATCCACCGCGGGCGAGAGCAGCAAGCCACAATTCACCACCGCTGCACGCACACTACCATCACAAACTCGTCCAAGAATACCAAGAGCGGCATCATCCATGGCGTCCACTCGCGTCCTCCACCTCATCATCGCCCTCGTCCTTGCCGTCACCGTCGCCACAGATGCGGCCACCATCACGGTGGTGAACCGGTGCTCCTACACGGTGTGGCCGGGCGCGCTCCCAGGCGGCGGCGCGCGTCTCGACCCGGGCAAGTCGTGGCAGCTCAACATGCCCGCCGGCACAGCGGGCGCCAGGGTGTGGCCGCGCACCGGATGCACCTTCGACGGCAGCGGCCGGGGCCGGTGCATCACGGGCGACTGCGGCGGCGCGCTGGCTTGCAGCGTGTCCGGCCAGCAGCCCACCACGCTGGCCGAGTACACGCTGGGGCGGGGCGGGAGCCGGGACTTCTTCGACCTGTCCGTCATCGACGGCTTCAATACGCCCATGAGCTTCCAGCCCGTCGGCGGCGCGCCGTGCCGTGCGGCGACCTGCGCCGTGGACATCACCAGGGAATGCCTGCCAGAGCTGAAGGTGCCCGGAGGGTGCGCGAGCGCGTGCGGCAAGTTCGGCGGCGACACGTACTGCTGCCGTGGCCAGTTCGAGCACAACTGCCCGCCGACGAACTACTCGAGGTTCTTCAAGGGCAAGTGCCCCGACGCCTACAGCTACGCCAAGGACGACCAGACCAGCACCTTCACCTGCCCCGCCGGAACCAACTACCAGATCGTTCTCTGCCCCGCACGAAATGATTTACACATGGATCAGTAAGTAGATGACGTTTTTTCCTTGTAGTCTTCCTGACTTATTATGATCATCGATCATTtctgtgtgtgcgtgcgtgcgtgtgtggctggTGCGTGCCATTCAGCGAATAAATGTATAAATGAAATGGAAGTGTAATTTCTTTGCAGTATGGCAATAAATGAAATGGAAGCGaaaaaataaagaaattagcattgATGAGATCAAACCAAAAGGCCATTTATATGTTTCAAAATAAATTAGTGAACGTTAATGACTTACTTTGCAGTATGGCACTAGAAAGGTGTCCGCATGTGGATGATTGACAATAAAGAACGGGGATATGTGAAAGAGAACATGTAGTTTGAGATGACCTCCTGAACTTCTGTGGTTTCCAGGTTGTGGCAGTACATGTAAAAAGGATTAGATAAGGACACTTTACCATGCGGGAGTAGGGGATCTGTAGCTGGATGAAGTACCCAGATCCTCATTAACTCTGGAGAGACTGCACTGGTGGAGAAAATATTTGCATAGATGACCTCATGAAAGGCCAAATCAATTCTGTCGGCCAGAGACTCTGGGACAAAACTATAACCTTCTATCACCTTGGCCGTGTATCCATGTTGACAATTTTTGATTTATCTACCACATGGGCGTGTAGAATTTGAAGATCAATCGAGAGGGTCTCCAACATAGAATCTGATAGAAGTAGTCCCCAGGCTTATACATGTTCATTTTCCGCCCTTCGGGGATGACAACATGCATAGGTGGTTTGTCTGCAGATTGTCTGCAACTGTCACGTGCATTCTTCTCCCCTGAGTGTGGATTAGCTGGCACTACGTCTCCGGTGCCGGCATATCCTTGGGAAATCTCCTCTATATCATTCATTGGCCACTTAAGCAGGTGGCTCAGGGTCACTTTCGATAACATATTGACACCGTCGGCAGCAGCGAGTTGTCATGCCTTTCGTGTTACCCTCGAACCTACATGATTTTGAGTGGGACACCTAACGAAGACGACGAAGGCGAGTGCGTCGCCCCGGCCGCATGCCCTCTTCATCGCCTCGCCTTGCTGGCCGTCGTCCGCGGCTAGATTGCCTGGTTTTTGGTTTTCTGGTCGAGCCTCCGGGATCTACAACTGGTCGCTGACATGACATAGAGATGACAGACTTTGCTTGGACCGCATGGCCCCGGCCTTGTCCAGCCCGTCCCATGAATGACCATGCAGACACTAGAATACGAGGCCATACTATGGTAAGTATTCAACTCCATCGAACTCTATTATTGACATCACGCCATGTCCATTCTtttcaaaataaaaacaaaagctaGCTAATTAACTAAATTCCTGCCGCCGCCGGCGGCATGCAAGCAGCCTAGGCTCTGACTTTTGGCAGCGTTGGGATGACAGTGCGCTGGGAGGAGTTGGGATGGAGGACTTTCAAAGGGTGCCAGGCTGCCAGCCTGCACGCAGCGTCTGGATGGCCAAGAACATGGGGCGGCGGCTGGATGATTATTTTGCAAGCGATGGATGGCCGGCATTGGGGACCATTAGATTAACCATTAGATTAAGCCAAAATCTGACGGTCTCATGCTGACCATTCGATTAACTAAATACTACCCATTACGTTGAGTAGTATGATATACCGTAAAATTTTCCACATTCAAATCCTCCCGGGCATGGTGTCTGGATGGATTTGGGGGCGCACCGGCTGCAACATCGATGCCAGCGGCCGCGGGTCGTGCACCACGGGCAATTGCGGTGGCGTGCTGTCCTGTGCCACCGGTGGGAAGCCACTCGCGAAGCTGAGTACACGCTGGGTAAGGGCGGCAGCCCTGACTTTGGTGACATCTCCCTCATCGACGGATTCAACGTGCCCATGAGCTTTGGGCCTGTCGGCAGCAGCTGTCACGTGATAAGCTGTCGGAGCTGAAGGTGGACAGAGGCTATGTGAGTGCGTGCATCAAGTTCGGCACCCCCCAGTACTGCTGCACGCCGCCGCTTACGCCGTCGACCTGTGGGCCGACGGACTACTCGCGCTTCTTCAAGGGGCACTTTCCGGACGCCTACAGCTACGCCTACGAGAAGAGCAGCACCTTCACCTGCCACGTCCGATCAGACTACCAAGTCACCTTCTGCCCATAGAGGCAATTGGATTCAATTTAATTCGACTGTTGAGTATGTAATGTAATAGCGTTTCCAATGTAATAATGGAAATAATGATGACTGATGATTCCACAAAAAAATTCTATTGAAAAACTTTATTGAGAAAATTTGTTTGACAACATTTTATTTCTTTTATGAGGATAGAATAGTCAAGTTCTTTGTTTCGAGGACGAACATACTTCTTTCTTTAATCCATGTTAAATCAGCAACAATTAATATaaatcggagggagtatatgaaaCAAGGCATTGGCTATAGGCCTAGGGCCTACCCAAGTTTAGTTGCCTTTTCTGAAGATAGTAGCTAACCATGAATCTCGTATTTCCTATATAACGCTCGTTGCCTCGGTTTGTCTACGAGACATCTTATGTGACGCTCGCCGTGTCTAACAGGTGTCTAACAGTAGCGAGCTGGGCCACCGGCCCATAAATAAAGTACTGCTGCAGTGCCTAAACACTGATTAATAATCTGAATGCAGGACCAAGTTCAATGACCATAAATAAAGGATATTAAAGCAAATATGTCGTCCTTTGAAGATGCTAGGGGTAAAGCATGAGATGAGAGAATCACATGAAGGAGCTCTCTGCCTAGCAAAAGCTGCTTTATGGCTAGATTTGGGGTGCCACCTGTGGGTTACATACCCACCTGAAATCGCTTGTATCCCAAACGTTGTTTTGAGTTAATAAAAACCTGGTGATACCCCTCAAAAAAGCACTGCAGCAATGCAATGTAGCAACTACTCCCGCTATAACCTTCTCCAATACGTTTGTAGAGTCCATGACAACGTTAAAAAACGACATATGTTAAGTTTGAGAAGAAGTAATGTTCTAGCATGGTACTGTAGTGGTCATTTTTGGGGAAAAATACAACAACTTTTGGAAAGCCATAAACATTTTGTAATTTTTTTACCTATTTCTTAAACTCAAACATTTTTTCAGAGACATGAATACATTTTGGAATcttaatttttttagaatttcCCAAACATTTTTAAAACGTGAATGTTCATTGTATTTTCCAAATAGTTTAGAaatatatgaacaaaatttgaatggtaaacatttttaaaatttatatGTAAACATTTATAATATTGTGAACACTTCTTAAAAtacattaacatttttcaaaattttctacctaagagaagaaaaggaaaatgcAAAAGAAAAGGGGAAGGAAGAACAAGCAAACAGAAATATAAAAGGAAAAACCAGAGAAAACCGTAACGAAAACAAAATAGAAATAACGGATCCTAACTACTTGGGCCGGGCCATCAGTGGTTCGCTCGCTGGCTCGCTTGTGCTGTGCGAAGCAACAGCATTGGGCCGCGGCGAGCGGCAAATAGGGATTTCGTTGTCGACCAAATGCACAAGGAAGCGAGCGAGCGAACAAAGATGGGCGGGCCTAATTAGATACAGTCTAGAAGTTTCGTGTTTATTTTTTCGGATGTTTTGTCTACtggctttttgttgttcagttgtcCTTTTACGTTtcgttttttattaaaaaaattaagTTTCTGATGCAATTATGTTGTTTTCTCTTGTGTGCCCTGCTTCCCTCGCGCCCTTTCTGATGCCCTCTCCAGTCAATCCAAATCCACCGTCGAACCCACGagctcccactactagggaaaaccctagcagtagcgctggttttgtgctcactagtagcgcgggtaggcgcgctactaataaggcgctacagctattgcttagcagtaacgcgtgcccgcacgcgctactgctaggacaaatagctgcagcgtttgttcacttCCACGCTACTGCTGATGTAACTagtggcagcgtgttttctctccatcgctactagtattcttttttttagtgtatttatgcgccatcgtacaaatattggtacaataccagttataaggtttacatcattatgtccataacagtgtgtcaaatgaaggtggattaggttcaagtggaggcaatatgtggtgcatgtcaaaagtatactattaatccaaacttgatctagtttggactagtagtattttcgatgtgcaccacatgttgcctccacttgaatctaatctgccagcacaagcaatttaatcatcatcatagtcattactaccaacagtatttatttaatcaccactaagactagctaataataatcatcatagtcattatcatcaacactagctattttatcatcataataatagtgtagcacatcatcatcttcaaactcatttctagctagctaattacTCCtgcttctcttaggtaaaataacataaaacatgtatagctctcctccttgatcaagttggagcatgcagatgaacatgtctcctaatcgtgggtagcgcatctgtttgctgccccctagtacttctctgcgttccctcatcacatatttggtccagtcttgcactattaagaatCCGtcactaatcttgaatgcactaaagtaatctgtaggatatcttggccgtaaactaataatactcatggtacctttagtctcgacctcataaggcacaacattcatcgggagtctctattgaagaacatcgtatggtaacatacttagcaatgaagtttagcttcaaaaataatgtatggaaaagatgcactgaggataaatagtaaaagtcttaccatccttcctaaatagatgtgaccgtagtttatTACGAAcgctattggtcgcacgtttttagtactaacatttctaaatgcaggaagaaaatttgtcttgacagtatcaagatctgcaagccatgaaacataatgactgagctcctcgcagttgagttcagccccggcacagtatacggtcctgtctaccaagcgctggacatgtttgcttgcaccgaaataagctgataATACAAATtatttgtcaactatttttgaataaacaatatcaaagacataaatatggttgagaaacttacataatggtataactggaggcgtctgcacatcgacccagatgtcggtattaccttcaatatcatcttccggacgaatatcaaaggtgataaccatatcaggctcaaatgcataagttttgcatagtgctcgccatgttttgcatccaaaataggtgtagtcgtctgaattatATAATTTAATgttgaaaatataaccatgctcggtcttcaagtaaactttctttacctccatagtacaactgaaacctatcttatccaatacaaaaactcttgcatggcaggggatacgctagtagaatagtaaaaataaataaattataagttcaagcaaatgaagcatatgtcatgcttaattacgaaaaaaatttGTCATTGTGACTTACCGTATCCACTTCGAatttctcgtccagcttgatgctgaagcgcctatcatcatctagaaAGATTCCTTCGCACAAgccgcgctcgtcttcacagtatttgcaagtaccgaaatccttttcgtcgttagacatttcctatgttcatagttgaaacattaattgaaaatcgatcgaagacaactaccaggatactgaacacacaaatccggggcactcgatatttcctacatattctggcacaagtcatgccaaaattcacggaaaaatccggcatgacctttgctaaaataggacataccgagcgcctgaaatttgccggaacggaaatgaatcaacactccggcaaaacaatgccactcggaggtgtaacttgcaaacatgaccagccacttgggcaagcacatatcctatttgagcaacacaagatatacatttcaaaataccttataggactcaaattagcatgcattcaataagcaaaagaaatcatctcatgcgtccgtacttcgtcaaatattatcactaatacatcccgaatagtgtcatacatataacatcactaatacaactaaaaccctagcacacgacgggtatcggcgcgggcagtggacacccacagagaaggaaccatcacgcgatcatagctccagtgagatccctggagaacctgccaggtattggagaacctgtgctccaacgcaaacaagtagcgacggacgtgtgcgtcctcctcactaacacggtgacgcaccacctccgcggggtccgcaagcctctggaccgtcactggcccacgagaccgcaaccaaagaaggttcgggtcaacgacaggctggctcctcactaacctgcgccccccggtaggtagcgcctcccagtaccaccccggcggagcccagtcccagacatggctcgtttggtcaagcaggtgtcatcctccgccgactcgacgacgaggatgcgaaataggcatcgtccacgtcgatgcgggaaaaattgctttaattaaaaaaaatagcaacaagttcttactaacaagttctattaattcaattattTCTTACTAAGAATACATGGGCCAGGGCGGCGCatcggggcaggggcacgggccgGGGCGGCACGTGGGGGCAGGGCAAGGGTGCGGGGTGACAACAACGAGGAGCGGGCATCGACGACGAGGGCGACCGCAGGCCGGCGAGGGCGTCGGGGCAgtgctcggggaggcgacggcgtcgggcaagtgtgcgggcggcggcgagggtgcgggcgacgacgacgacaggcgcgggcgatggcgacggcgacggcgggggtggCGGGCGGTgttggggcagcctggcggcgtcgatgtcgtcaGCGTCGTTGgggcggcaactgcgagatgagaagtgaaattttcacaagtgtttgcttatataccaaagcctttagtcccggttggtggcaacaaccgggactaatgccaccctttagtcccagttggtgccaccaaccggtaccaaaggtctcttttcagcagcctaaagggcgggaagcagaggcctttggtctcggttggtgccacgaaccggtaccaatgaccATCTTTAGTccgagaccaaaggccttgtgctgcccgtggccaaaactttaatcccacctcgctagttgagaggggcgcgcagtggtttatcagccctactgccgcacccctctcgagcttctctcgattataggcttacgggcctaattgtcactgctatgcctgttgggcctactgggccttctgcgggcctgaatcctggcccattgtagggtttctagtcgtattcaggccgtagcggccaagtaggtggcattttttccctagtttctttctattttttgcattatttgttttcttttgttttttttttgcttcattttttagttccttttgcttttaggtaataaaaattataaactttctgttagtgccatttgttttccaatttgaatagtttaaatttgaatttttttaaatatgtgtgaatcactagtttttgaataactttactataaacatatatttttgagtgattctttttcctgcctaTATAATATTACTTTGTTTtctcattatattcaaaaacatatttttttattttagtttctaacaaaaaattctttatgataattatttttgctattaaagtttataacaaaaaaattctttatgataattcttttttcttttaatgttttgaaaagaaaatacgttgataattttagttgcataaattttatataatttttgtttcaataatactagaggtttttataaaagtttattttgttttacttacttgttaaagtttattttgtttctacttatatattttcttttcttttttgcctttttatttattttatgaaaattctttcttttttgctttatttattttattttgtttctacttacttttgctatttttttgttttttttggtttctacttatttattttattttgtttctacttatttaaacttttcctttttttccttttttatttattttattaaaattctttttgcttttaatgttttacaCACAAAAGCCGTCTCCCTTGACTGGttcactggtcccggttcgtggcttgacccggtactaaagaccaccctttggtcccggctcaggccaccaaccaggaccaatggttgtgggacaggagcgaggcccgttggtcccagttcgtcctaacaaccgggaccaatgcccccacgaggcccgacaGGCCCCATGGCCTCACAATCTGGGACCAATGGgctcatgggtcccggttcgtgactgaaccgggactaatgggcttacctgacccgaacgaaagccctattttctactagtgtgagtGAAACTAATTGTTTTGAACTAAGTGAAATTGATGTTTAGAAATTTAAAATGGTATAACAGATCTTGTTTGAATTATCTTGTCGTGTGAAattaaaatatataaaaaaatccaaaaaagatttTTTGTGAAGATATCAATCAAATAATCTCTCAGAAGGGGCAACCTAGACCCAACCTCCAGTCGATCCGCTTCAACTTACGAGCACCTGATAGGTATAATGGTGCACTTCATAGGGGTTATCCTTGAACCTAAGGCCACACCGAAATCCTCCAGGATGGTTGAGCATACCACCACATCCACCATATTTTGGCTTGAGAAATAACATGATGTTGTTAGCGAAGATCGACAGGCGGTGAACCGAGCCCATCCTAGCCAACAGAGTGAGCATGCCACGTGAATCCGTGTATCTGAACATATGGTGTAGTGCTCCCATAACCAAGATGAAGTGCAAAGGCTGAttatccacaagtataggggatctaatgtagtcttttcaataagtaagagtgtcgaactcaatgaggagcggaaggaattgacaaagtagtttt comes from Triticum aestivum cultivar Chinese Spring chromosome 5B, IWGSC CS RefSeq v2.1, whole genome shotgun sequence and encodes:
- the LOC123115457 gene encoding alpha-amylase/trypsin inhibitor-like — protein: MASTRVLHLIIALVLAVTVATDAATITVVNRCSYTVWPGALPGGGARLDPGKSWQLNMPAGTAGARVWPRTGCTFDGSGRGRCITGDCGGALACSVSGQQPTTLAEYTLGRGGSRDFFDLSVIDGFNTPMSFQPVGGAPCRAATCAVDITRECLPELKVPGGCASACGKFGGDTYCCRGQFEHNCPPTNYSRFFKGKCPDAYSYAKDDQTSTFTCPAGTNYQIVLCPARNDLHMDQ